A genomic region of Deinococcus sp. KSM4-11 contains the following coding sequences:
- a CDS encoding antibiotic biosynthesis monooxygenase, giving the protein MTLPDSPPTDPVTLVVRRRIRPGQEGAYEEALQRLGDLLTRVPGFRGNGILRPTGGSGEYTVVARFDSLGSAAAWELSPERGLWLDTISGLVDDQLSFERQPGLDFWFTPPAAPTLRQPPRWKMALLTLLVLYPVSVGVTLLLLPHVASWPLGLRALAQMLVIVPSMTYLFMPLATRAAARWLTP; this is encoded by the coding sequence GTGACGCTGCCCGACTCGCCGCCCACCGATCCCGTCACGCTGGTCGTGCGCCGCCGGATCCGCCCCGGCCAGGAGGGCGCGTACGAGGAGGCCCTGCAACGCCTGGGCGACCTGCTCACGCGCGTCCCCGGCTTCCGCGGCAACGGCATCCTGCGGCCCACGGGCGGCAGTGGCGAGTACACGGTGGTGGCGCGTTTCGACTCGCTGGGCAGCGCCGCCGCGTGGGAACTCTCGCCGGAACGCGGCCTGTGGCTGGACACCATCTCCGGACTGGTGGACGACCAGCTCAGTTTCGAGCGGCAGCCGGGACTGGATTTCTGGTTCACGCCGCCCGCCGCGCCCACCCTGCGCCAGCCGCCCCGCTGGAAGATGGCCCTGCTGACCCTGCTGGTGCTGTACCCGGTCAGCGTGGGCGTGACCCTGCTGCTGCTGCCGCACGTCGCGTCGTGGCCGCTGGGGCTGCGCGCCCTGGCGCAGATGCTCGTGATCGTGCCGTCCATGACGTACCTGTTCATGCCGCTCGCCACCCGCGCGGCGGCCCGGTGGCTCACGCCGTAA
- a CDS encoding cupin domain-containing protein has protein sequence MELHSLTPGQRADLIGLPAQVGSIHFPAGTILPPTTHEQDEISFIHRGVLRATSGGTSATLRAGDVSFIPAGELHSAEVVEDVTLSFVLLARG, from the coding sequence GTGGAACTCCATTCACTGACTCCCGGCCAACGCGCCGACCTGATCGGCCTTCCCGCACAGGTCGGTTCCATCCATTTTCCAGCCGGCACCATCCTGCCCCCCACCACGCACGAACAGGACGAGATCAGCTTCATCCACCGCGGTGTGCTCCGGGCTACCAGCGGCGGCACGTCCGCCACCCTGCGGGCCGGGGACGTCTCCTTTATCCCAGCAGGCGAACTGCACAGCGCGGAGGTCGTCGAGGACGTGACCCTCAGCTTCGTGCTGCTGGCGCGCGGATAG
- a CDS encoding U32 family peptidase, with amino-acid sequence MPRPRVKPEVMSPVGGEPQLRAAVEAGADAVFFGVNFGHGRSDGAGAGFHARAKVGFEAEALPEIMRGLHARGVQAFVTFNVLVFDRELRQAERQVMTLAEAGVDALIVQDHGVARLIRDICPDLPVHGSTQMSVTSAEGAEHARRFGASRVVLGRELSLRDIERIATQTDLELETFVHGALCVSYSGQCFSSEAWGGRSANRGQCAQACRLPYDLYVDGHRRDLGDARYLLSPGDLYALHQVPDLVRIGVNCLKIEGRYKDAEFVALTTAAYRKAVDEAWAGLPLSVTQQEERDLEQVYSRGLGPHFMAGTNHQTVVRGRAPRHRGVRVATVTGTAERGVLVTLSEPIKPGDGLVFDPANWRAPEGREEGGFLYGLWQGGAQTEDIHAGGTYELRFGRGAVDPARVRVGDPVWRTHDPTLDARVKPLTEAGDPVYTRPVAAHFRGYVGERPALTLTDEHGISATATLPDPLAPARNRALDEGTLREQLGKLGGTGYHLNLLSTGLRGEGFLPVSSLNALRRDAVAQLTEARGAAPERRIRPQLDATLAALPAPDRAKVPGHARLHVLVRTPEQLEAALDTRPDSITLDYLELYGLKPSVERVKAAGIEVRVASPRILKPTEQNLQKFLLSLDAGLLVRSGGLLEGLQGATDAPLTGDFSLNAANVLTARALLELGLTRLTPTHDLNAAQTTELAGLVGPDRLEVIAYGHLPVFHTEHCVFCRFLSTGTDYTNCGHPCETHKIALRDDRGVQHPVMADVGCRNTVFEGRAQVGAPHLPLWLDAGLRDYRLEFVHETPEQVTAVIGAHREFLDGTMDAAALAARLDAIAEQGITEGSLYIPSDFAGLEALPLIGGAQH; translated from the coding sequence ATGCCCAGGCCCCGCGTGAAACCCGAAGTGATGAGCCCCGTGGGCGGTGAGCCGCAACTGCGCGCCGCTGTAGAAGCCGGGGCGGACGCCGTGTTCTTCGGCGTGAACTTCGGCCACGGGCGTTCGGACGGTGCGGGCGCCGGCTTCCATGCCCGGGCGAAGGTCGGCTTCGAGGCCGAGGCGCTGCCGGAGATCATGCGCGGCCTGCACGCGCGCGGGGTGCAGGCCTTCGTGACCTTCAACGTGCTGGTGTTCGACAGGGAACTGCGGCAGGCCGAACGACAGGTCATGACGCTGGCCGAGGCCGGCGTGGACGCCCTGATCGTGCAGGATCACGGCGTGGCCCGCCTGATCCGCGACATCTGCCCGGATCTGCCCGTGCACGGCAGCACGCAGATGAGCGTCACGTCTGCCGAGGGGGCCGAGCACGCTCGGCGCTTCGGCGCGAGCCGCGTGGTGCTGGGCCGCGAACTGAGCCTGCGGGACATCGAGCGGATTGCCACCCAGACGGATCTGGAGCTGGAGACCTTCGTGCACGGCGCGCTGTGCGTCAGTTACTCCGGACAGTGTTTTTCCAGCGAGGCCTGGGGTGGGCGCAGCGCCAACCGGGGGCAGTGCGCGCAGGCGTGCCGCCTGCCGTACGACCTGTACGTGGACGGCCACCGCCGCGACCTGGGCGACGCCCGTTACTTGCTGTCGCCCGGCGACCTGTACGCGCTGCATCAGGTGCCGGATCTCGTGCGGATCGGCGTGAACTGCCTGAAGATCGAGGGCCGCTACAAGGACGCCGAGTTCGTCGCCCTGACCACCGCCGCGTACCGCAAGGCCGTTGACGAAGCGTGGGCGGGCCTGCCCCTGAGCGTCACCCAGCAGGAGGAGCGCGACCTGGAGCAGGTGTACTCGCGTGGACTCGGGCCGCACTTCATGGCGGGCACCAACCACCAGACCGTGGTGCGGGGCCGCGCTCCCCGCCACCGGGGCGTGCGCGTGGCCACCGTCACTGGCACGGCCGAACGCGGCGTGCTGGTGACCCTGTCCGAGCCCATTAAGCCCGGTGACGGCTTGGTCTTCGACCCTGCCAACTGGCGCGCCCCGGAGGGGCGCGAGGAGGGCGGGTTCCTGTACGGCCTGTGGCAGGGCGGCGCGCAGACCGAGGACATTCACGCGGGCGGCACGTACGAACTGCGTTTCGGGCGCGGCGCCGTCGATCCTGCCCGCGTGCGCGTGGGCGACCCGGTGTGGCGCACGCACGACCCCACCCTGGACGCGCGGGTCAAGCCCCTCACGGAAGCCGGCGACCCCGTGTACACCCGCCCGGTGGCCGCGCACTTCCGCGGGTACGTGGGGGAGCGCCCCGCCCTGACCCTGACGGACGAGCACGGCATCAGCGCAACCGCCACGCTGCCCGATCCGCTGGCCCCCGCCCGCAACCGCGCGCTCGACGAGGGCACGCTGCGTGAGCAACTCGGCAAGCTGGGTGGCACCGGCTACCACCTGAACCTGCTGAGCACGGGTCTGCGCGGCGAGGGCTTCCTGCCCGTCAGCAGCCTGAACGCCCTGCGCCGGGACGCGGTCGCCCAGCTCACAGAAGCGCGCGGAGCAGCTCCCGAGCGGAGGATCCGTCCGCAGCTCGACGCGACGCTGGCGGCCCTGCCCGCGCCGGATAGGGCAAAAGTTCCGGGCCACGCGCGCCTGCACGTCCTGGTACGCACGCCCGAGCAGCTGGAGGCCGCCCTCGACACCCGCCCGGACTCGATCACGCTGGATTACCTGGAGCTGTACGGCCTCAAACCCAGTGTGGAACGCGTGAAGGCCGCCGGCATCGAGGTTCGTGTGGCCAGCCCACGCATCCTGAAGCCCACCGAGCAGAACCTCCAGAAGTTCTTGCTGTCGCTGGACGCGGGCCTGCTGGTCCGGTCCGGTGGCCTGCTGGAGGGCCTGCAGGGGGCCACGGACGCCCCGCTCACGGGGGACTTCAGCCTGAATGCCGCGAACGTCCTGACCGCCCGCGCCCTGCTGGAGCTGGGGCTGACCCGCCTGACGCCCACCCACGACCTGAACGCAGCGCAGACCACGGAACTCGCTGGTCTGGTCGGCCCGGACCGGCTGGAAGTCATCGCGTACGGGCATCTGCCGGTCTTCCATACCGAGCACTGCGTGTTCTGCCGCTTCCTGAGCACCGGCACGGATTACACGAACTGCGGCCACCCCTGCGAGACCCACAAGATCGCCCTGCGCGATGATCGCGGCGTGCAACATCCCGTCATGGCGGATGTCGGCTGCCGCAACACGGTGTTCGAGGGCCGTGCCCAGGTGGGTGCCCCGCACCTGCCCCTCTGGCTGGACGCGGGCCTGCGGGATTACCGGCTGGAATTCGTGCACGAGACCCCTGAACAGGTCACGGCAGTGATCGGCGCCCACCGCGAGTTCCTGGATGGAACCATGGACGCCGCCGCCCTGGCAGCCCGACTGGACGCCATCGCCGAGCAGGGGATCACAGAGGGCAGCCTGTACATTCCGTCTGACTTCGCGGGCCTGGAAGCCCTGCCGCTGATCGGCGGCGCCCAGCACTGA
- a CDS encoding phosphoenolpyruvate carboxylase, which produces MSIRSDVNLLGRTLGTVLKEQEGEAFFDLVERTRALVREVRAGGDDTELREMIGGLSGTDAGNLARAFTWYFQLVNLAEEYERVRVLRAVTGVRPQSLEQALTDLKAQGLSAQDVEALIERVDLGLTFTAHPTEMRRRTIRNHLVEVARAIPDLSDEGALDQVTAHVEAMWTTPELRRLKPTVLDEVKGGLNYITSIARALPELQRDLRRAFKQVYGVDSEAAVPLHFSSWMGGDRDGNPFVTPEATREALEVHRERARELLLEAVRQAYADLSQEEGGHEGYRDELRSIHNAVRDGKPVELGARLEALHERLHADGQHRSADTLLTPLLVLTRVFGQHLVSLDLREHSAQTGAAVALLLRDAGVEADYLGLAEHAKQELLARELRSRRPLWPAGEALPDELETAIGPIREVQTAARISGPLAFGRYIVSMSESVSDVLEPLLLAREVGFKVLPVPLFETLEDLDNAPHVVWELLSLPEYRAVLGDGVQEIMLGYSDSNKDAGFLAANWALHEAQRKISDVCRKAGVHWRFFHGRGTSIGRGGGPASRAILGQPAGTIDAGLRITEQGEALADKYSHPILARRNLEQALYGLLLAAARTNDDLNPVWTDALERAAKASAAAYRDLVDDPGFLPFFEAVTPIHEIARLNIASRPVRRPGAPTLHNLRAIPWVMSWTQNRANLPGWYGLREGLKVIGPSLAKEMYAGWPFFRTVLDNAQMSLAKSDPLIFDEYLRLVGEHPLAEQVKVAYQDTVALVSGVVGAELLGNEPRLKESISLRNPYIDPIHRIQVELLRRARATEGGLDEFERPLLLSIQGIAAGVRNTG; this is translated from the coding sequence ATGAGTATCCGGAGCGATGTAAATCTGCTGGGCCGCACGCTGGGCACGGTATTGAAGGAGCAGGAGGGCGAGGCCTTCTTCGATCTGGTCGAGCGCACGCGCGCCCTGGTGCGCGAGGTGCGGGCGGGCGGCGACGACACGGAACTGCGCGAGATGATCGGGGGCCTGTCCGGCACGGACGCCGGGAATCTGGCCCGGGCCTTTACGTGGTACTTCCAGCTTGTGAATCTCGCCGAGGAGTACGAGCGGGTGCGGGTGCTGCGCGCTGTGACGGGCGTGCGTCCGCAGAGTCTGGAACAGGCCCTGACGGACCTCAAGGCGCAGGGCCTGAGCGCGCAGGACGTCGAGGCGCTGATCGAGCGGGTGGATCTGGGCCTGACCTTCACGGCTCACCCGACCGAGATGCGCCGCCGCACCATCCGCAACCACCTGGTCGAGGTGGCCCGCGCCATTCCCGACCTGTCGGACGAGGGCGCGCTCGATCAGGTGACGGCCCACGTCGAGGCGATGTGGACGACCCCCGAACTGCGCCGCCTGAAGCCCACGGTGCTCGATGAGGTCAAGGGCGGCCTGAACTACATCACCAGCATCGCGCGGGCCCTGCCGGAACTCCAGCGGGACCTGCGCCGCGCCTTTAAGCAGGTGTACGGCGTGGATTCCGAGGCGGCCGTACCCCTGCACTTCTCGTCGTGGATGGGCGGCGACCGCGACGGCAATCCCTTCGTGACGCCCGAGGCGACCCGCGAGGCCCTGGAAGTTCACCGCGAGCGGGCCCGTGAACTGCTGCTCGAGGCCGTGCGGCAGGCGTACGCGGACCTCAGCCAGGAGGAAGGCGGACACGAGGGCTACCGCGACGAGCTGCGCAGCATCCACAACGCCGTCCGCGATGGGAAACCGGTGGAACTGGGCGCCCGGCTGGAGGCGCTGCACGAACGGCTGCACGCCGACGGCCAGCACCGCTCGGCCGACACGCTGCTCACGCCGCTGCTGGTTCTGACGCGGGTCTTCGGGCAGCACCTGGTGAGCCTAGATCTGCGCGAGCACTCGGCGCAGACGGGCGCAGCCGTGGCGCTGCTGCTGCGCGACGCGGGCGTGGAGGCCGACTACCTGGGGCTCGCGGAGCATGCCAAGCAGGAACTGCTGGCCCGCGAGCTGCGCTCCCGCCGCCCGCTGTGGCCCGCGGGCGAAGCGCTGCCGGACGAGCTGGAAACGGCCATCGGCCCGATCCGGGAGGTGCAGACGGCCGCGCGGATCTCGGGGCCACTCGCCTTCGGCCGCTACATCGTGTCTATGTCCGAATCCGTCAGCGACGTGCTCGAACCGCTGCTGCTGGCCCGCGAGGTGGGGTTCAAGGTGCTGCCGGTGCCGCTGTTCGAGACGCTGGAAGACCTCGACAACGCCCCGCATGTCGTGTGGGAGCTGCTGAGCCTGCCCGAGTACCGCGCGGTGCTGGGTGATGGTGTGCAGGAGATCATGCTCGGGTATTCCGACTCGAACAAGGACGCGGGCTTCCTGGCGGCCAACTGGGCGCTGCACGAGGCGCAGCGGAAGATCAGCGACGTGTGCCGCAAGGCCGGCGTGCACTGGCGCTTCTTCCACGGGCGCGGCACCAGCATCGGGCGGGGGGGCGGCCCGGCGTCCCGCGCGATCCTCGGGCAGCCGGCGGGCACCATTGACGCAGGGCTGCGCATCACGGAGCAGGGCGAGGCGCTGGCCGACAAGTACTCGCACCCGATCCTGGCGCGCCGCAACCTGGAACAGGCCCTCTACGGCCTGCTGCTGGCCGCTGCCCGCACCAACGACGACCTGAATCCCGTCTGGACGGACGCGCTGGAACGCGCCGCGAAGGCCAGTGCCGCTGCGTACCGCGACCTGGTCGACGATCCGGGCTTCCTGCCGTTCTTCGAGGCGGTCACGCCCATCCACGAGATCGCCCGGCTGAATATCGCCTCGCGCCCGGTCCGGCGGCCCGGCGCGCCCACACTGCACAACCTGCGCGCCATTCCCTGGGTGATGAGCTGGACGCAGAACCGCGCGAACCTGCCCGGCTGGTACGGCCTGCGTGAAGGCCTGAAGGTGATCGGGCCGAGTCTGGCCAAGGAGATGTACGCCGGGTGGCCCTTCTTCCGCACGGTGCTCGACAACGCGCAGATGAGCCTCGCCAAGAGCGACCCGTTGATCTTCGACGAGTACCTGCGGCTGGTGGGCGAACACCCGCTGGCGGAACAGGTGAAGGTCGCCTACCAGGACACGGTGGCGCTGGTGTCCGGGGTGGTCGGCGCGGAACTCCTCGGCAACGAACCACGACTCAAGGAGAGCATCAGCCTGCGCAACCCGTACATCGATCCCATCCACCGCATCCAGGTCGAGCTGCTGCGCCGCGCCCGCGCGACCGAGGGGGGTCTGGACGAATTCGAGCGGCCCCTGCTGCTCAGCATCCAGGGCATCGCGGCGGGGGTCCGCAACACCGGCTGA
- a CDS encoding alpha-amylase family glycosyl hydrolase — protein sequence MRSLLLGALLAVGVAGAQTSSLPSFEGQVIYQVMPDRFADGTPDNNQGVNLNDPRAWHGGDLAGLTGKLDYIRALGATAVWLTPVYQQQAVNSFDTAAYHGYWPADFRAVDPHFGTLADFGTFVQAAHADGLKVVLDQVINHYGYEAAAVKLRPNWFTTDADCQASTEKDIDCPLAGLPNLKQSNPEVRDLLLGNDDFWRSQGVDAFRYDAIKHVERPFLSTLFAKDRTAGTWTLGEWYDADTGTVADWQKAGLDSLFLFSLQGAMKASIMNGQGLDAVRAVLDRQGELVRPGEVALFLDNHDLPRFAQGSLFEDVGRERTKYGLRALMTLRGVPVIWQGTEIAMRGGADPDNRRQMRFEAQWTPDEKAVYDVTRDAIAVRRASPALSRGYLKLLPVPDASAGTLLLFTRTVDGQRVLAAWHNGKSRTTYSLKLAGLDLSVGDLSAVKSLFAGQDAKVSVKGGYLHLSLPPQDAAAFTLP from the coding sequence ATGCGCTCACTTCTGCTGGGTGCGCTGCTCGCCGTGGGTGTGGCGGGCGCGCAGACCTCGTCCCTTCCGTCCTTCGAGGGCCAGGTGATCTACCAGGTCATGCCGGACCGCTTCGCCGACGGCACTCCGGACAACAACCAGGGCGTGAACCTGAACGACCCGCGCGCATGGCATGGCGGGGATCTGGCGGGCCTGACCGGGAAGCTCGACTACATCCGGGCGCTCGGGGCCACCGCCGTGTGGCTCACGCCGGTCTACCAGCAGCAGGCCGTGAATTCCTTCGACACGGCGGCCTACCACGGGTACTGGCCGGCGGACTTCCGGGCGGTCGATCCGCACTTCGGGACACTCGCGGACTTTGGGACGTTCGTTCAGGCAGCCCATGCGGACGGCCTGAAGGTCGTGCTGGATCAGGTGATCAACCACTATGGGTACGAGGCCGCGGCCGTGAAGCTGCGCCCGAACTGGTTCACCACGGACGCCGACTGTCAGGCGAGCACCGAGAAGGACATCGACTGCCCGCTGGCGGGCCTGCCGAACCTCAAGCAGAGCAACCCGGAGGTGCGTGACCTGCTGCTCGGCAACGACGACTTCTGGCGCTCGCAGGGCGTGGATGCCTTCCGCTACGACGCGATCAAGCACGTCGAGCGGCCGTTCCTGAGTACGCTGTTCGCGAAGGATCGCACGGCCGGCACGTGGACGCTGGGCGAGTGGTACGACGCCGACACTGGCACGGTCGCGGACTGGCAGAAGGCGGGCCTGGATTCCCTGTTCCTGTTCAGCCTGCAGGGTGCCATGAAGGCGTCGATCATGAACGGGCAGGGACTGGACGCGGTGCGGGCCGTGCTCGACCGCCAGGGGGAACTCGTGCGGCCCGGCGAGGTCGCCCTGTTCCTCGACAACCATGACCTGCCACGCTTCGCCCAGGGCAGCCTGTTCGAGGACGTGGGACGGGAACGCACGAAGTACGGTCTGCGCGCCCTGATGACCCTGCGCGGCGTCCCCGTGATCTGGCAGGGCACCGAGATCGCCATGCGCGGCGGGGCCGACCCGGACAACCGGCGCCAGATGCGCTTCGAGGCCCAGTGGACGCCCGACGAGAAGGCCGTGTACGACGTGACCCGAGATGCCATCGCCGTGCGCAGGGCCAGTCCGGCCCTGAGCCGGGGCTACCTGAAGCTGCTGCCGGTGCCAGACGCCAGCGCCGGCACCCTCCTGCTGTTCACCCGCACGGTGGACGGGCAGCGCGTTTTGGCCGCGTGGCACAATGGAAAATCCCGTACGACCTACAGTCTGAAACTCGCCGGGCTGGACCTGAGTGTGGGCGACCTGAGCGCCGTGAAGTCCCTGTTCGCCGGTCAGGACGCGAAGGTCAGCGTCAAGGGCGGCTACCTGCACCTGAGCCTGCCGCCCCAGGATGCGGCCGCCTTCACCCTGCCCTGA
- a CDS encoding GNAT family N-acetyltransferase yields the protein MAADLYPPLNLKISTPLLELHGATDDLLTQLLPVVRAGVAGSPPFPFDDPMSLYDDNPGRERRWLQAIWRGRGTVRPDSWRLYFAVMVEGQAVGMQDLLGREFDSFRTVSTFSWLAPGVRHRGLGREMRAAILHLAFEGFGASEATSEAFFDNVASNRVSEVMGYQPDGSDWATRRGEAAVLKRWRLTRDAWAANRRSDIELTGVDECKPVLYITDTVR from the coding sequence ATGGCTGCCGACCTCTACCCGCCGCTGAACCTCAAGATCAGCACGCCCCTGCTGGAGCTGCACGGCGCCACCGATGATCTGCTGACCCAGTTGCTTCCCGTGGTTCGTGCGGGCGTGGCCGGGTCGCCCCCTTTCCCGTTCGACGATCCCATGTCGCTGTACGACGACAATCCTGGGCGGGAACGCAGGTGGCTTCAGGCCATCTGGCGCGGTCGTGGGACGGTGCGCCCGGATTCGTGGCGGCTGTATTTCGCGGTCATGGTGGAGGGGCAGGCCGTCGGCATGCAGGATCTGCTGGGCCGAGAGTTCGATTCATTTCGTACGGTGAGCACCTTCTCCTGGCTGGCGCCGGGTGTCCGGCATCGGGGCCTGGGGCGCGAGATGAGGGCCGCCATCCTGCACCTGGCCTTTGAAGGCTTCGGGGCGTCGGAGGCGACCAGTGAGGCGTTCTTCGACAATGTGGCGTCGAACCGGGTGTCGGAGGTTATGGGATACCAGCCCGACGGCTCGGATTGGGCGACGCGTCGCGGTGAGGCGGCTGTGTTGAAGCGCTGGCGCCTCACGCGGGATGCCTGGGCAGCGAATCGGCGCAGTGACATCGAATTGACCGGCGTGGACGAGTGCAAGCCGGTGCTGTACATCACGGACACCGTCCGTTGA
- a CDS encoding TIGR00282 family metallophosphoesterase: MMRVVFVGDVFGQPGRRVLAAQLPHLKRSADFAIVNMENSAGGFGMHREAADGALAAGADCLTLGNHAWHHKDIYALMGDEVKYPIVRPLNLSDPGAPGVGYRSFDVKTGTGTERLTVVNILGRVFMEAVANPFRAMDDLLERADLGAVFVDLHAEATSEKQALAWHLDGRVAAVIGTHTHVPTADTRVLPGGTAFQADAGFTGPHDSVIGSEVHGPVQKFLTERPHRFGVAAGRAELNAVFVQIEAGKAVGAERYRYVEE; encoded by the coding sequence ATGATGCGCGTCGTGTTTGTGGGGGATGTCTTCGGCCAGCCGGGCCGCCGGGTGCTGGCCGCGCAGTTACCGCACCTGAAACGAAGTGCTGACTTTGCCATCGTGAACATGGAGAACTCGGCCGGGGGCTTCGGCATGCACCGCGAGGCCGCCGATGGAGCGCTCGCGGCAGGCGCGGACTGCCTGACGCTGGGCAACCACGCGTGGCACCACAAGGACATCTACGCGCTGATGGGCGACGAGGTGAAATACCCCATCGTGCGGCCCCTGAACCTCAGCGATCCGGGAGCGCCCGGTGTGGGCTACCGCTCCTTCGACGTGAAGACCGGCACGGGAACGGAGCGGCTCACGGTGGTGAATATCCTCGGTCGGGTGTTCATGGAAGCGGTCGCCAATCCCTTCCGGGCCATGGACGACCTGCTGGAACGGGCCGACCTAGGCGCGGTGTTCGTGGACCTGCACGCCGAGGCGACCAGCGAGAAGCAGGCGCTCGCGTGGCACCTCGACGGCCGGGTGGCCGCCGTGATCGGCACGCACACCCACGTGCCCACGGCGGACACGCGCGTCCTGCCGGGTGGCACGGCCTTCCAGGCGGACGCGGGGTTTACCGGCCCGCACGACTCCGTGATCGGCTCGGAGGTGCACGGCCCGGTGCAGAAGTTCCTGACGGAGCGCCCGCACCGCTTCGGGGTGGCGGCGGGCCGGGCGGAACTGAATGCGGTCTTTGTCCAGATAGAGGCGGGCAAAGCGGTGGGGGCGGAGCGCTACCGTTACGTCGAGGAATGA
- a CDS encoding universal stress protein, with translation MTRILVTTDSSDLGHLALDHARPLADALHAELVTLYVQVDPVLALAGEFAYAPVSDPAALAAEADAVRADLTRRVPGARVRIDAAKGQSVAQMILKAVAAERADLIVMSTHGRSGLGRVLIGSVAEAVVHAAPVPVLLVRAGHTPTQWTAPAVGSSAEHSGVSG, from the coding sequence ATGACACGCATTCTGGTCACCACCGACAGCAGCGATCTCGGCCACCTTGCCCTCGACCACGCCCGGCCGCTCGCGGACGCCCTGCACGCCGAACTCGTCACGCTGTACGTGCAGGTGGATCCCGTCCTGGCCCTCGCGGGCGAATTCGCCTACGCCCCCGTCTCCGATCCCGCTGCCCTCGCCGCCGAGGCGGACGCCGTGCGTGCCGACCTCACCCGCCGCGTTCCCGGCGCCCGCGTGCGGATCGACGCCGCGAAGGGCCAGAGTGTGGCGCAGATGATCCTCAAGGCGGTCGCGGCCGAACGGGCTGACCTGATCGTGATGTCCACCCACGGCCGCAGCGGCCTGGGCCGCGTGCTCATCGGCTCGGTGGCCGAGGCAGTCGTGCACGCCGCGCCGGTTCCCGTCCTGCTGGTGCGCGCCGGTCACACGCCCACGCAGTGGACGGCTCCGGCCGTCGGCAGCAGCGCGGAACACAGCGGCGTCAGCGGCTGA
- a CDS encoding DUF402 domain-containing protein: MQTSALSETAHPIKEERHDVQALQHHTNTGIRPVRAYRETPVGLYVDRDFVAHPRIRQWQAHLLPLQHLVVCRYHFHGRREHDYYLDVAQITRDGDVWTVRDLYLDIVLHDGLMAEIVDTDELLAAREANFISEREMHRAVAVAHHTLASLARAHYSLQEWQQAQHLTLDWSGQPIAAC; this comes from the coding sequence ATGCAGACGTCGGCGCTTTCCGAGACCGCGCATCCGATCAAGGAAGAGCGGCATGACGTCCAGGCCCTCCAGCACCACACCAACACCGGCATCCGTCCCGTCCGTGCCTACCGTGAAACGCCCGTCGGCCTGTACGTCGACCGCGACTTCGTGGCGCACCCGCGCATCCGGCAGTGGCAGGCGCACCTGCTGCCCCTCCAGCACCTGGTGGTCTGCCGCTACCACTTTCATGGCCGGCGCGAGCACGACTACTACCTGGACGTGGCGCAGATCACCCGTGACGGGGATGTGTGGACGGTGCGCGACCTGTACCTCGACATCGTCCTGCACGACGGCCTGATGGCCGAAATTGTCGATACGGACGAACTGCTCGCCGCGCGGGAAGCGAATTTCATCTCGGAACGGGAGATGCACCGGGCGGTGGCGGTGGCCCACCACACCCTCGCCAGCCTGGCCCGCGCGCACTACTCGCTCCAGGAATGGCAGCAGGCCCAGCACCTCACGCTCGACTGGTCGGGCCAGCCCATCGCGGCCTGCTGA
- a CDS encoding ABC transporter ATP-binding protein encodes MIEVSHYTKRYGRHEAVSDLSFTVQPGAVFGLLGSNGAGKTTTIRALVGLTRPSSGTVRVQDYDVWKEPVEAKAAFGYIPDRPYLYGKLTARELLRFVAQLYRVDAADPEIDRWLDFFRLTDFGNELIETYSHGMRQKVAIIAALLPDPPVLIVDEPMVGLDPHAARQVRELFRAHADRGRTVLLTTHSLPLAEAVCDRIVVLDRGKVLGEGTMDDLRARTGTEAGGVDGDSLERIFFRLIEEEQEEEARRREATPPA; translated from the coding sequence GTGATCGAGGTCAGCCACTACACCAAACGCTACGGCCGGCACGAGGCCGTCAGCGACCTGAGCTTCACCGTGCAGCCCGGCGCGGTCTTCGGGCTGCTGGGCAGCAACGGGGCGGGGAAGACCACCACCATCCGCGCCCTGGTCGGCCTGACCCGCCCGAGCAGCGGCACGGTGCGCGTGCAGGACTACGACGTGTGGAAGGAGCCGGTGGAGGCCAAGGCGGCCTTCGGGTACATCCCGGATCGCCCCTACCTGTACGGCAAGCTGACCGCGCGGGAACTGCTGCGCTTCGTCGCCCAGCTGTACCGGGTGGACGCGGCCGACCCGGAAATCGACCGCTGGCTGGACTTCTTCCGCCTCACCGACTTCGGCAACGAACTGATCGAAACGTACTCGCACGGGATGCGGCAGAAGGTCGCCATTATCGCCGCGCTGTTGCCAGACCCGCCGGTGCTGATCGTGGACGAACCCATGGTGGGCCTCGACCCGCACGCCGCGCGGCAGGTGCGGGAACTGTTCCGCGCGCACGCCGACCGCGGCCGCACGGTGCTGCTGACCACGCACTCCCTGCCGCTCGCGGAGGCCGTGTGCGACCGGATCGTGGTGCTCGACCGGGGCAAGGTGCTCGGCGAGGGCACCATGGACGACCTGCGGGCCCGCACCGGCACTGAAGCGGGCGGCGTGGACGGCGACAGCCTGGAGCGCATCTTCTTCCGCCTGATCGAGGAGGAGCAGGAGGAGGAAGCCCGCCGCCGCGAGGCCACGCCGCCCGCATGA